A single window of Loxodonta africana isolate mLoxAfr1 chromosome 10, mLoxAfr1.hap2, whole genome shotgun sequence DNA harbors:
- the LOC100676734 gene encoding olfactory receptor 4F3/4F16/4F29-like, translating into MGRTNHSVVTEFVFLGLSNTWEIQLVLFVFFSMFYLASLLGNSLIMITVNSDPHLHSPIYFLLANLSFIDLGVSSVTSPKMIYDLFRKHKVISFGGCIAQIFFIHVIFGAKLVLLIAMAIDRYVAICKPLHYLTIMNPQMCIFFLVAAWMIGLIHSVVQLAFVVNLPFCGPNVLDSFYCDLPRFIKLACTDTYRLEFMAMANSGFISVGSFFILIISYIVILLTVQKHFSAGLSKALSTLSAHITVVVLFFGPLIFFCTCPSSSTNLDKFLAIFDAFFTPFLNPIIYTLRNQEMKVAMQRVCRQLVNYGKIS; encoded by the coding sequence ATGGGTAGAACAAATCACTCTGTGGTGACAGAGTTTGTGTTCCTGGGACTGTCCAATACCTGGGAGATCCAGCTTGTCCTCTTTGTATTCTTCTCCATGTTTTATTTGGCAAGCTTGTTGGGAAACTCCCTCATTATGATCACTGTGAATTCTGACCCTCACTTACACTCCCCCATATACTTCCTGTTGGCCAATCTCTCCTTCATTGACTTGGGTGTTTCTTCAGTCACTTCTCCCAAGATGATTTATGACCTTTTCAGAAAGCACAAAGTCATCTCCTTTGGTGGCTGCATTGCTCAGATCTTCTTCATCCATGTTATTTTTGGTGCAAAGTTGGTGCTGCTGATAGCCATGGCTATTGACAGATATGTGGCCATTTGTAAGCCTCTCCACTACCTGACCATTATGAACCCACAAATGTGCATCTTCTTTTTAGTGGCAGCCTGGATGATTGGTCTTATACACTCTGTGGTACAATTGGCGTTTGTAGTAAATTTAcctttctgtggccccaatgtgtTGGACAGCTTTTACTGTGACCTTCCTAGGTTCATCAAACTGGCCTGCACAGACACCTACCGACTAGAGTTCATGGCCATGGCCAACAGTGGATTCATCTCTGTGGGCTCCTTCTTCATACTGATCATTTCCTATATCGTCATCCTTCTCACTGTTCAGAAACACTTTTCAGCTGGTTTATCCAAGGCTCTGTCCACACTTTCAGCTCATATCACTGTGGTAGTTTTGTTCTTTGGTCCTTTGATATTCTTCTGTACATGTCCGTCTTCCTCCACAAACCTGGATAAGTTTTTGGCCATCTTTGATGCATTTTTCACCCCTTTCCTGAATCCTATTATTTACACTTTGAGGAATCAAGAAATGAAGGTAGCAATGCAGAGAGTATGCAGACAGCTAGTAAATTACGGGAAGATCTCTTAA
- the LOC100676452 gene encoding olfactory receptor 4F3/4F16/4F29-like, with product MDGANHPVVSEFVFLGLSNSWEIQLVLFVFSSMFYVASMMGNSLIVLTVTSDPHLHSPMYFLLANLSFIDLGVSSVTSPKMIYDVFRKRKVISFGGCIVQIFFIHVIGGVEMVLLIAMAFDRYVAICKPLHYLTIMSPRMCISFLVSAWVVGLIHSVVQLAFVVNLPFCGPNVLDSFYCDLPRFIKLACTDTYWLEFMVTANSGFISAGFFFILIISYIVIMVSVQKHSSAGLSKALSTLSAHITVVVLFFGPWIFFCTWPSPSIHLDKFLGIFDAVLTPFLNPIIYTFRNQEMKVAMRRVCNQLISYRKIS from the coding sequence ATGGATGGCGCAAATCACCCTGTGGTATCAGAGTTTGTGTTCCTGGGACTGTCCAATTCCTGGGAGATCCAACTTGtcctctttgtgttctcctcaaTGTTTTATGTGGCAAGCATGATGGGCAACTCCCTCATTGTCCTTACAGTGACTTCTGACCCTCACTTACACTCCCCCATGTACTTCCTGTTGGCCAATCTCTCCTTCATTGACCTGGGTGTTTCTTCTGTCACTTCCCCCAAGATGATTTATGATGTTTTCAGAAAGCGCAAAGTCATCTCCTTTGGTGGCTGCATTGTTCAGATcttcttcatccatgtcattggtGGTGTGGAGATGGTGTTGCTCATAGCCATGGCCTTTGACAGATATGTGGCCATTTGTAAGCCTCTCCATTACCTGACCATCATGAGCCCACGAATGTGCATCTCTTTTTTGGTGTCAGCCTGGGTGGTTGGCCTTATTCACTCTGTGGTTCAATTGGCTTTTGTAGTAAACTtacccttctgtggccccaatgtgtTGGACAGCTTTTACTGTGACCTTCCTCGCTTCATCAAACTGGCCTGCACAGACACCTACTGGCTGGAGTTCATGGTCACGGCCAACAGTGGATTCATCTCTGCGGGCTTCTTCTTCATACTGATTATTTCCTATATTGTCATCATGGTCAGTGTTCAGAAACACTCTTCAGCTGGTTTATCTAAGGCTCTGTCCACACTTTCAGCTCacatcactgttgttgttttgttctttggTCCTTGGATATTCTTCTGTACATGGCCGTCTCCATCCATACACCTAGATAAGTTTCTGGGCATCTTTGATGCAGTTCTCACCCCTTTCCTGAATCCTATCATTTACACTTTCAGGAATCAAGAAATGAAGGTGGCAATGCGGAGAGTGTGCAATCAGCTGATAAGTTATAGGAAGATCTCTTAA